CCTCACTCTTATTCACAATTTCGTCGTACTTCCCGATACCTGCCACGCTGAGGGTCGAATACGCATTTGCCGGGTGTGACGTATCGGAGAACCAGTTGACCATGTCGAAGTCGTGTGTGTCCGTCCAGCGTTTCCAAAAGCCGCTGCTTGACGGGATGACAAGTTTGTTATCGAAACCAAACTCCTTGAGTTTGGGACTCATGTAGTTCCCGATGGTTTCGTAGATGTTCCACGGCGGGGTCAGATAGGTGAGCCCCTCGACTCGACTACCGTTCGGACCGACCCAGACGTTTCCATCCTTCGAGTAGCCAGCGTTTTCGAGGACCTGTTTCGCTTTTTGTGGCTTCGAATTGCGTCCGTAGGTGATGAGTTTGTTCCGGAAACCGTCGTCGACCCATTGTTTCGTCGCCTTGGATGACATTCCGGTGACGGTATCACGGGATTCGTAGTTCAGGCCCTGTGTGCTTTTGATGACTTGAACGAGTTCATCGTGATCGATGAGGTAGGCGATAGCCCGGCGAACCGGACGGCGGGCGAGATGTTCGTTGTTCCAGTTCATCGAGAGTTTGACAATGCTGGACGTACCGAACCGATTGAACACGTCCACCTTGCTGCTGGATTTTGCCTGATTTACCGTCTTGTCACCCATGTCGAGCTGGTCGGCTCTAAGCGACTGAATCGCCTTTTGCTTCTCGGAGATGAGATGCCAGTTGAACGTCTTTAGGTTCGTCCAATCGGCTCGGGGGTGATCCTCGTACTTCTCGTGAACGGCGTTAGTTGGCGAAAGTTGTGTTGGCTTCCAGAGACCACAGCCGAGTCCCTTCTCAGTCAGGTCGTTCAGCGTGATGTTCTCCTCTTCCAGTTCCTTCGTTACCTCCTTGATAGCCTCCTCGCTTCCCGCATCCTCGTACTTCTGCAGCCACGATTTGAAGTAGTCGTGTTTGACGGCGATAGAAAGGTACGAAGACTTCTGCAGGGACGGATTGGCCGGTCCCGAAAGTTTGTGTTTGAGGGTGTATTTGTCCACGATCTCCCAGCTATCGTCGGTATTCTCCGGGCCGAGATCCACGCGATAGTCACTGATGAGATACGCCGTATGAAGGTCCTGTGCAGTCACGGGTGTACCATCCCACCACGTGTAGTCCTCGTTGAGCTTTATTTCGACTTCACAGCCGTCTCCTTTGATATTGACTTCATCCGCGAGCCAATACATCGGTTTCCCATGGGCGTTGGGATACACTGGAGACTCCCACCAGATGTAATCCATCCAAAATTCCGTATTTTTGGTGCTCGTGAACGGGTTGATGTTCGCTTTGCTCGGTTGCCAGCTGACCGGCGCACGCATATGGAGTTCCGTTGTGACGGGCGTTCCATCGCCGTTCGATGTGTTGGAACTCATCGTTACGTCCGGGTCATTGGGGTTGTTCCCGCCACAACCGGCCAGACCAGCCATCGTCGCACTCCCGCCGAGCGCGAGCCATTGTCGTCGTGTCAGGCGGTTCCCCTGTGGATCACCGCTAGAACCGTGGTTGCTGTTAACCATGCTCGATTTGATATTTAAATGAGAGGGCAAAAATGTTTGGGTTAGTGATTTTACCCTCTTGGACCCAAAACAGTTTGTATTGGGGGAACAGGTGTGAGGTATGGCTTTCAGCGCAGACAGTCGACATACCGATGTCGCCATCGTCACCGGTGCGGCAAAGGGTATCGGACGTGCCGTTGCGAAACGATTTGCCGACGCGGACATGACCGTAATTGTTGCAGATGTGGACAACGAGGGCAGCGAGCGGACGGTTGCGGAGATCGAGAACGAAGGCGGCACCGCCGAGTTTGTCCCGACGGACGTCAGCAATCCAAGCGACGTCGCGACGATGGTCGAAGCGACGATGGAGCGACACGGGAGCGTCGATATTCTCGTGAACAACGCGGGCGGGTCGTTTGACGATGGAAACGTCGCCGACGTGGCGACCAACACGTGGGATAGAATCATCGATATCAACCTGAAGGGACAGTTCCTCTGTGCCCGGGAAGTACTCCCGGCGATGGTCGAATCGGGTGGCGGTTCGATGGTTCACATCTCGTCCGTTAACGCGCGACTCGGTATCGGCCTGGTTTCGTATTCCGCCGCGAAAAGC
The Haladaptatus caseinilyticus DNA segment above includes these coding regions:
- a CDS encoding SDR family NAD(P)-dependent oxidoreductase, with the protein product MAFSADSRHTDVAIVTGAAKGIGRAVAKRFADADMTVIVADVDNEGSERTVAEIENEGGTAEFVPTDVSNPSDVATMVEATMERHGSVDILVNNAGGSFDDGNVADVATNTWDRIIDINLKGQFLCAREVLPAMVESGGGSMVHISSVNARLGIGLVSYSAAKSGILALSRLVATQYGRHGVRSNAICPGSIITDASSEKLTTEGPVREEWINQYPVGRFGRPEDVAAAAFYLTSEEASFVTGTELVVDGGLTAGLDQQLETMMYDIDEPPTRHHESDQGE
- a CDS encoding ABC transporter substrate-binding protein → MVNSNHGSSGDPQGNRLTRRQWLALGGSATMAGLAGCGGNNPNDPDVTMSSNTSNGDGTPVTTELHMRAPVSWQPSKANINPFTSTKNTEFWMDYIWWESPVYPNAHGKPMYWLADEVNIKGDGCEVEIKLNEDYTWWDGTPVTAQDLHTAYLISDYRVDLGPENTDDSWEIVDKYTLKHKLSGPANPSLQKSSYLSIAVKHDYFKSWLQKYEDAGSEEAIKEVTKELEEENITLNDLTEKGLGCGLWKPTQLSPTNAVHEKYEDHPRADWTNLKTFNWHLISEKQKAIQSLRADQLDMGDKTVNQAKSSSKVDVFNRFGTSSIVKLSMNWNNEHLARRPVRRAIAYLIDHDELVQVIKSTQGLNYESRDTVTGMSSKATKQWVDDGFRNKLITYGRNSKPQKAKQVLENAGYSKDGNVWVGPNGSRVEGLTYLTPPWNIYETIGNYMSPKLKEFGFDNKLVIPSSSGFWKRWTDTHDFDMVNWFSDTSHPANAYSTLSVAGIGKYDEIVNKSEAKGNCKVNRSMPDLSQDRSNKLNHPIRAKFPKKVGQKGNGGSKQTLNPVKWNNIMSQTQSTKEVKDLTKKLMWYTNWQVPHIGFYDETRAFWGDTSKFNFPTAEADDHPNAEGTKAEHFSNSMEFLMKGHVSAKTK